One genomic segment of Ricinus communis isolate WT05 ecotype wild-type chromosome 5, ASM1957865v1, whole genome shotgun sequence includes these proteins:
- the LOC8287723 gene encoding 50S ribosomal protein L18, chloroplastic, translating into MATAAASICSSFLGYRQHLSASISARPNPTPIQPPRFLRIEANTKTRRENRTARHVRIRKKVEGTPERPRLSVFRSNKHLYVQVIDDSKMHTLASASTMQKPISEEFDYSSGPTLEVAKKVGEVIAKSCLEKGITKVAFDRGGYPYHGRIEALADAARENGLQF; encoded by the exons ATGGCAACTGCAGCAGCTTCAATCTGCAGCTCTTTTCTAGGATATCGCCAACACCTCTCAGCATCAATATCAGCAAGGCCAAACCCTACACCAATTCAACCTCCGAGATTTCTCAGGATCGAGGCCAACACCAAAACCAGACGCGAAAACCGGACTGCTCGCCATGTCCGTATCAGAAAGAAG GTTGAAGGAACTCCAGAGAGGCCAAGGTTAAGTGTCTTCCGCTCCAACAAGCATCTCTATGTCCAGGTGATTGATGACTCAAAGATGCACACACTTGCTTCAGCTTCGACAATGCAGAAACCTATCTCTGAGGAGTTTGACTATAGTTCTGGTCCTACCTTG GAAGTAGCTAAGAAGGTTGGTGAAGTCATTGCCAAATCATGTTTAGAGAAAGGGATAACTAAGGTGGCCTTTGATCGAGGTGGATACCCATATCATGGACGTATAGAGGCTCTAGCTGATGCAGCTCGGGAAAATGGCCTTCAATTCTAA
- the LOC8287721 gene encoding V-type proton ATPase subunit E: MNDADVSKQIQQMVRFIRQEAEEKANEISVSAEEEFNIEKLQLVEAEKKKVRQEYERKEKQVEVRKKIEYSMQLNASRIKVLQAQDDVVNAMKEAATKDLLNVSRDHHVYRKLLKDLIVQSLLRLKEPAVLLRCRKDDLHLLESVLDSAKEEYAEKVNVHAPEIIVDNHVFLPPAPSHHNVHGPYCSGGVVLASRDGKIVCENTLDARLDVVFRKKLPEIRKKLFSQVAA; this comes from the exons ATGAACGATGCAGATGTTTCCAAGCAGATCCAACAGATGGTCAGATTTATCCGGCAAGAAGCCGAAGAGAAGGCCAATGAGATCTCCGTTTCTGCTGAAGAA GAATTCAATATTGAGAAACTGCAGCTTGTAGAAgcagaaaaaaagaaggtcAGGCAAGAGTATGAGCGTAAAGAGAAGCAAGTCGAAGTTCGCAAGAAGAT TGAGTACTCCATGCAGCTTAATGCTTCTCGGATCAAGGTTCTTCAAGCCCAAGACGATGTGGTTAATGCCATGAAAGAGGCTGCAACAAAGGATCTTCTCAATGTCAGCCGTGATCATCATGTTTATAGAAAGCTTCTGAAAGATCTGATTGTTCAG AGCTTGCTCAGACTAAAAGAGCCTGCTGTCTTGCTGCGTTGCCGGAAAGATGACCTGCATTTGCTGGAGTCTGTCCTGGATTCAGCGAAAGAAGAATATGCAGAGAAAGTAAATGTTCATGCACCAGAGATCATAGTTGACAATCATGTTTTTCTTCCGCCTGCTCCTAGCCATCATAATGTCCACGGTCCTTATTG CTCTGGAGGTGTGGTGCTGGCTTCTCGAGATGGAAAAATTGTGTGTGAGAATACCCTTGATGCACGGTTGGATGTTGTGTTCCGTAAAAAGCTTCCTGAG ATCCGCAAGAAACTCTTCAGTCAGGTAGCTGCATGA
- the LOC8287724 gene encoding hydroxyproline O-galactosyltransferase HPGT1 isoform X2, whose product MRSRGSNNRLATAASGGGLAFGSRVSALLLAMFATMATIYVAGRLWQDAESRMNLVEELEKRAGQAKSAISVDDTLKLIGCREQQKKLSAVEMDLAEARQAGFALKQTKDDHSKKNKKLLAVIGIITTFGRKRNRDAIRKAWMPTGAALKKLEEEKGIVIRFVVGRSANRGDSLDREIDSENEQKNDFIVLDGQVEATEENSKKTKSFFIHAVENWNAEFYVKVNDDVFVNTDVLGAILSTHLDKPRVYIGCMKSGDVFSEPNNKWYEPDWWKFGDGKSYFRHASGEIYAISQALAQFISINRSILRTYAHDDVSTGSWFIGLDVKHIDEGKFCCSSWSTGEMS is encoded by the exons ATGCGTAGCCGAGGATCCAATAACAGACTAGCCACTGCTGCGAGTGGCGGTGGTTTAGCTTTCGGTTCTCGGGTTTCGGCTCTTTTACTAGCCATGTTCGCAACCATGGCCACAATTTACGTTGCCGGCCG ACTATGGCAGGATGCAGAGAGTAGAATGAATTTAGTTGAAGAGCTTGAAAAGAGAGCCGGTCAG gCTAAATCTGCTATTTCAGTTGATGATACCCTAAAACTTATAGGCTGCAG GGAGCAACAGAAGAAGTTATCAGCTGTTGAGATGGATCTTGCTGAAGCTAGGCAAGCAGGTTTCGCTTTGAAGCAAACCAAGGATGATCATtctaagaagaataagaagcTTTTAGCTGTTATTGGAATTATTACTACTTTTGGCCGTAAGAGAAATAGAGATGCAATTCGCAAGGCTTGGATGCCTACTG GTGCAGCTCTTAAAAAACTGGAGGAGGAAAAGGGCATTGTTATACGATTTGTCGTGGGAAGAAG TGCAAATCGGGGAGACAGTTTGGACAGGGAGATTGACAGCGAAAATGAGCAGAAGAATGACTTCATTGTTTTA GATGGACAAGTAGAAGCAACTGAGGAGAATTCGAAAAAGACGAAATCATTCTTTATACATGCTGTAGAAAATTGGAATGCTGAGTTTTATGTTAAGGTCAATGATGATGTTTTTGTTAATACTG ATGTCCTGGGAGCGATACTTTCCACTCATTTGGATAAGCCTCGTGTTTATATTGGGTGTATGAAATCAGGGGACGTGTTTTCGGAGCC GAACAACAAATGGTATGAACCAGACTGGTGGAAATTTGGTGATGGAAAATC ATACTTCCGACATGCCTCAGGTGAAATCTATGCCATTTCACAAGCGTTGGCTCAGTTCATATCAATTAATAG ATCTATTCTTCGAACATATGCACATGACGATGTCAGTACTGGATCATGGTTCATTGGGCTTGATGTAAAGCACATTGATGAAGGGAAGTTTTGCTGCTCCTCATGGTCCACAg GGGAAATGTCCTAG
- the LOC8287722 gene encoding self-incompatibility protein S1 has protein sequence MQAPGSIGYTLVLVLAFSLFNQVLSDKVHASIMNRLGNGKNMTLHCQSKDDDLGQQNIADGSEFGWDFSVNVGGTTLFFCNMEWENVQQYHFDAYSFGRDYARCESQCLWLISTEGVYGLNGQTGFWEFMYYWSN, from the coding sequence ATGCAAGCCCCAGGAAGTATTGGTTACACTCTGGTGCTTGTCCTGGCATTCAGCTTGTTCAACCAGGTCCTTTCAGACAAGGTGCACGCGAGTATCATGAACAGATTAGGCAATGGGAAAAACATGACATTACATTGTCAGTCTAAAGATGATGATCTTGGCCAGCAAAACATAGCAGATGGAAGCGAATTTGGGTGGGACTTTTCAGTCAATGTAGGAGGAACCACACTATTTTTCTGCAACATGGAATGGGAAAATGTGCAACAGTATCATTTTGACGCCTATTCCTTTGGAAGGGATTACGCAAGATGCGAAAGTCAATGCTTATGGTTGATATCAACAGAGGGCGTCTATGGCTTGAATGGACAAACTGGATTTTGGGAATTTATGTATTATTGGTCAAATTGA
- the LOC8287719 gene encoding translation initiation factor IF-2-like: protein MAWTATRKRGVRVGLFRALISPSLGHAVGLTSKNNLEHAVKSVSASFSRIPEISCSSFVQGHHIFSTKESLARCFHGTPELLFRRRNNNEAVGLKVQTKEKFKKKDSSKNQPPVEAPYVAPKLKRNTKSSQDKTVDIFEGMTVVELAKCTGESIATLQNILVNVGEKVGSEFDALSLDVAELVAMELGVNVRRQHSNEGAEIVPRPPVVTVMGHVDHGKTSLLDALRQTSVAAKEAGGITQHVGAFVVGMPSGASITFLDTPGHAAFSAMRARGAAVTDLVVLVVAADDGVMPQTLEAMSHAKAANVPIVVAVNKCDKPAANPERVKIQLASEGLQLEEMGGDVQVVEVSAVKKTGLDNLEEALLLQAEIMDLKARVSGPAQAYVVEARLDKGRGPLATAIVKAGTLVCGQHVVVGSEWGRIRAIRDMVGKLTDQATPAMPVEIEGLKGLPMAGDNIVVVESEERARMLSAGRKRKFEKDRLRQMIDERAETMEPSNDTPVPERAEMAFIVKADVQGTVQAVTDALKTLNSPQVFVNVVHVGVGPISQSDVDLAQACGACIVGFNVKTPPSAINLAATQARIKIMQHRVIYHLLEEVGNLIVDKAPGTSETQVAGEAEVLNIFELKGRSKAIGGDIKIAGCRVLDGHVVKSATIRLLRSGEVVFEGACTSLKRAKQDVERVGKGNECGLVIGNWDDFRVGDIIQCLEQVVRKPKFISSESGAVRIEC from the exons ATGGCTTGGACAGCAACTCGGAAAAGG GGTGTTCGTGTTGGTCTCTTTAGAGCTCTGATTTCACCATCACTAGGACACGCAGTGGGATTAACCTCCAAAAATAATCTTGAGCATGCAGTAAAATCAGTTTCTGCTTCTTTCAGTCGGATACCTg AGATCTCTTGCAGCTCATTTGTACAGGGCCATCACATTTTTTCTACTAAAGAATCCTTAGCACG GTGTTTTCATGGCACTCCAGAACTGCTgtttagaagaagaaataataatgaGGCAGTGGGTCTGAAGGTCCAAACTAAAGAGAAGTTTAAGAAGAAGGACAGCAGCAAGAACCAGCCACCTGTTGAAGCTCCATATGTGGCTCCTAAACTGAAAAGGAATACCAAGTCTTCACAAGATAAAACAGTTGACATTTTTGAAGGCATGACTGTTGTTGAGCTTGCAAAGTGTACTGGTGAGTCCATTGCCACTCTGCAGAATATTCTTGTTAATGTTGGGGAAAAAGTTGGCTCAGAATTTGATGCCCTCAGCCTTGATGTTGCGGAGCTGGTTGCAATG GAACTTGGGGTTAATGTTAGGAGGCAACACTCCAATGAAGGTGCAGAAATTGTACCACGGCCTCCTGTTGTGACAGTCATGGGTCATGTTGACCACGGTAAAACTTCTCTTTTAGATGCTTTGCGTCAAACATCAGTGGCAGCTAAGGAAGCTGGGGGCATAACTCAGCATGTGGGTGCTTTTGTTGTGGGCATGCCCTCAGGGGCATCAATCACATTCCTCGACACTCCTGGTCATGCTGCATTTAGTGCAATGCGAGCAAGAGGTGCAGCAGTGACAGATTTAGTTGTGCTTGTTGTGGCTGCTGATGATGGAGTGATGCCTCAAACACTTGAAGCAATGTCTCATGCAAAAGCAGCTAATGTACCAATTGTAGTTGCAGTTAATAAATGTGACAAGCCAGCAGCCAATCCAGAGAGAGTTAAAATCCAGCTTGCATCAGAGGGCTTGCAGCTGGAAGAGATGGGTGGTGATGTTCAGGTGGTTGAAGTTTCAGCTGTTAAGAAGACTGGATTGGACAATTTGGAGGAGGCTTTACTTCTTCAGGCAGAGATTATGGACCTGAAAGCACGTGTTAGTGGCCCTGCTCAAGCTTATGTAGTAGAGGCAAGACTTGATAAAGGTCGCGGTCCATTAGCTACTGCAATTGTGAAGGCAGGGACTTTGGTTTGTGGGCAGCATGTTGTTGTGGGTTCAGAGTGGGGGAGAATAAGGGCTATAAGGGACATGGTAGGGAAGTTGACTGATCAGGCAACACCTGCAATGCCTGTTGAGATTGAAGGGCTTAAGGGGCTTCCTATGGCTGGTGATAATATTGTTGTTGTGGAATCTGAGGAGCGAGCTCGGATGCTTAGTGCaggaaggaaaaggaaatttgagaaagataGGCTTAGGCAGATGATTGATGAAAGGGCAGAGACCATGGAGCCATCAAATGACACGCCTGTACCTGAGAGGGCTGAAATGGCATTTATTGTGAAGGCAGATGTGCAGGGGACTGTTCAAGCTGTCACAGATGCATTAAAGACTTTAAACAGTCCCCAG GTTTTCGTGAATGTAGTCCATGTTGGTGTTGGGCCTATTTCTCAGTCTGATGTGGACTTGGCACAAGCCTGTGGCGCATGCATAGTTGGATTCAATGTGAAGACTCCGCCCAGTGCTATCAATTTGGCTGCAACTCAAGCCAGGATAAAG ATAATGCAGCACCGCGTGATCTATCACCTTTTGGAGGAAGTTGGCAATTTAATAGTTGACAAGGCCCCTGGAACTTCCGAGACCCAGGTAGCTGGCGAGGCTGAAGTGCTCAATATCTTTGAGCTTAAAGGGAGGAGCAAGGCCATAGGAGGTGATATCAAGATTGCCGGCTGCAGGGTTTTAGATGGGCATGTTGTGAAATCAGCAACCATTAGGCTTCTGAGGAGTGGGGAAGTTGTGTTTGAAGGTGCTTGCACGTCACTCAAGCGGGCGAAGCAGGACGTGGAGAGAGTGGGGAAGGGAAATGAGTGTGGACTTGTCATTGGTAATTGGGATGATTTCCGGGTTGGAGACATCATTCAGTGCTTGGAGCAAGTAGTAAGAAAGCCCAAGTTCATTTCATCGGAGAGTGGTGCTGTTCGAATTGAGTGCTGA
- the LOC8287724 gene encoding hydroxyproline O-galactosyltransferase HPGT1 isoform X1 produces MRSRGSNNRLATAASGGGLAFGSRVSALLLAMFATMATIYVAGRLWQDAESRMNLVEELEKRAGQAKSAISVDDTLKLIGCREQQKKLSAVEMDLAEARQAGFALKQTKDDHSKKNKKLLAVIGIITTFGRKRNRDAIRKAWMPTGAALKKLEEEKGIVIRFVVGRSANRGDSLDREIDSENEQKNDFIVLDGQVEATEENSKKTKSFFIHAVENWNAEFYVKVNDDVFVNTDVLGAILSTHLDKPRVYIGCMKSGDVFSEPNNKWYEPDWWKFGDGKSYFRHASGEIYAISQALAQFISINRSILRTYAHDDVSTGSWFIGLDVKHIDEGKFCCSSWSTGAICAAV; encoded by the exons ATGCGTAGCCGAGGATCCAATAACAGACTAGCCACTGCTGCGAGTGGCGGTGGTTTAGCTTTCGGTTCTCGGGTTTCGGCTCTTTTACTAGCCATGTTCGCAACCATGGCCACAATTTACGTTGCCGGCCG ACTATGGCAGGATGCAGAGAGTAGAATGAATTTAGTTGAAGAGCTTGAAAAGAGAGCCGGTCAG gCTAAATCTGCTATTTCAGTTGATGATACCCTAAAACTTATAGGCTGCAG GGAGCAACAGAAGAAGTTATCAGCTGTTGAGATGGATCTTGCTGAAGCTAGGCAAGCAGGTTTCGCTTTGAAGCAAACCAAGGATGATCATtctaagaagaataagaagcTTTTAGCTGTTATTGGAATTATTACTACTTTTGGCCGTAAGAGAAATAGAGATGCAATTCGCAAGGCTTGGATGCCTACTG GTGCAGCTCTTAAAAAACTGGAGGAGGAAAAGGGCATTGTTATACGATTTGTCGTGGGAAGAAG TGCAAATCGGGGAGACAGTTTGGACAGGGAGATTGACAGCGAAAATGAGCAGAAGAATGACTTCATTGTTTTA GATGGACAAGTAGAAGCAACTGAGGAGAATTCGAAAAAGACGAAATCATTCTTTATACATGCTGTAGAAAATTGGAATGCTGAGTTTTATGTTAAGGTCAATGATGATGTTTTTGTTAATACTG ATGTCCTGGGAGCGATACTTTCCACTCATTTGGATAAGCCTCGTGTTTATATTGGGTGTATGAAATCAGGGGACGTGTTTTCGGAGCC GAACAACAAATGGTATGAACCAGACTGGTGGAAATTTGGTGATGGAAAATC ATACTTCCGACATGCCTCAGGTGAAATCTATGCCATTTCACAAGCGTTGGCTCAGTTCATATCAATTAATAG ATCTATTCTTCGAACATATGCACATGACGATGTCAGTACTGGATCATGGTTCATTGGGCTTGATGTAAAGCACATTGATGAAGGGAAGTTTTGCTGCTCCTCATGGTCCACAg GAGCAATATGTGCAGCTGTGTGA